A portion of the Mycobacterium paraseoulense genome contains these proteins:
- a CDS encoding SDR family oxidoreductase: MRELSVITGAAGGIGLAAAKIVGRDHSVVISDVSEARLDAAATELRELGVECKPVVVDVTDHDSVAELVCESQAFGTVASVIHTAGVSPSMGSAEQIIRINALGTVNVNEAFYRLVEEGFAIVNVASMAAHTFPRVLVPKGRFKYALRNQDVFVKKMTSACNVVPTKMRPGFAYSISKNFVTWYCSSQAARFGERGGRIVSVSPGTIDTPMGRLEERAGSGAMLNYAALKRFGRPEEVAELLAFCADTKASYMTGVDIACDGGVLAAFTMRDMIAVARNTRQHQ; the protein is encoded by the coding sequence ATGCGCGAATTGTCTGTCATCACCGGAGCTGCGGGTGGCATCGGACTCGCCGCAGCGAAGATCGTCGGACGCGACCACTCGGTCGTCATCAGCGATGTCAGTGAAGCCCGTCTCGACGCGGCGGCGACGGAATTGCGGGAACTCGGTGTCGAGTGCAAGCCCGTCGTGGTTGACGTCACCGACCATGACTCTGTCGCCGAGTTGGTCTGCGAATCACAGGCATTCGGTACCGTTGCCTCGGTCATCCACACCGCAGGGGTGAGTCCCAGCATGGGTTCAGCCGAGCAGATCATCCGGATCAATGCGCTGGGCACGGTCAACGTGAACGAAGCTTTCTACCGACTTGTGGAGGAAGGCTTTGCGATCGTCAACGTTGCGTCGATGGCGGCGCACACCTTTCCGCGAGTGTTAGTACCTAAGGGGCGTTTCAAGTACGCGCTGCGCAACCAGGACGTCTTCGTGAAGAAGATGACATCGGCGTGCAACGTCGTGCCTACCAAGATGCGGCCAGGGTTCGCATATTCGATCAGCAAGAACTTCGTAACGTGGTACTGCTCCTCACAGGCGGCCAGGTTCGGCGAGCGCGGCGGAAGAATTGTCTCGGTATCTCCGGGCACCATCGACACACCCATGGGGAGGTTGGAGGAACGAGCCGGCTCGGGAGCGATGTTGAATTATGCCGCGTTGAAGCGGTTCGGCAGACCCGAGGAAGTCGCAGAACTTTTGGCATTCTGCGCGGACACGAAGGCCAGCTATATGACTGGCGTCGATATCGCCTGCGACGGCGGCGTTCTCGCGGCGTTCACGATGAGAGACATGATCGCCGTGGCTCGCAACACCCGGCAACATCAATGA
- a CDS encoding TetR/AcrR family transcriptional regulator — protein MHEAILDATRSLLVDVGYGGVSMDKVAANAGVGTQTVYRRWPSKAPLVAEAVMQAYAQADFTLPDTGDMVEDLRTWMHESAALSAAPENIALVRALAAAAAENLQDRDTLYQQLTGRFHDAVMQRLQTGIAWGQIRADADIEAAADALIGATLYRMLSVTTTVGETIGRYDGLIDTLMSGLSTR, from the coding sequence GTGCATGAGGCGATCCTTGACGCCACCCGCAGCCTGCTGGTGGACGTGGGGTACGGCGGGGTGTCAATGGACAAGGTTGCCGCCAATGCCGGAGTGGGAACGCAAACGGTTTATAGACGGTGGCCGTCGAAAGCTCCTTTGGTGGCCGAAGCGGTAATGCAGGCGTATGCGCAAGCCGACTTCACGCTTCCTGATACGGGAGACATGGTCGAAGATTTGAGGACTTGGATGCACGAATCTGCCGCGCTCAGTGCCGCCCCAGAGAACATCGCACTCGTCCGCGCTCTTGCCGCTGCCGCGGCTGAGAACCTTCAAGACCGCGACACCTTGTACCAACAACTCACTGGCCGCTTCCACGACGCGGTGATGCAGCGGTTGCAAACCGGAATCGCGTGGGGTCAAATTCGCGCCGATGCCGACATCGAAGCTGCCGCTGACGCATTGATTGGAGCCACGCTATATCGCATGCTCAGCGTCACAACGACGGTTGGCGAGACGATCGGACGTTACGACGGCCTGATAGACACATTGATGAGTGGCCTCTCGACGCGCTGA
- a CDS encoding NAD(P)-dependent oxidoreductase has protein sequence MAEDPKLGFIGLGNLGAPMARRLVDWPGGLIVFDVRLDATTSFADAGVQVADTVDDVAAADIISVMVLNDEQVRDVVARLGPRAKRGTVIAIHSTIDHRTAVNLAAELEPNGIHVIDAPVSGGVEAVKTGDLAVMVGAEREVYQRVKPAFKQWASMVVHAGEPGAGTRMKLARNMLTFTSFAAACEAMKLAESAGLDVQAFSRVVRHTDAHSGGTGAMMFRDDMSKPLAPDHFLYQPFLHTRDLGEKDLSLALGLGGEVGADLPLAKIALQNLAEGLGVPHTTATESH, from the coding sequence ATGGCGGAAGATCCGAAGTTGGGCTTCATCGGGCTGGGAAATCTGGGCGCGCCGATGGCCAGGCGATTGGTCGACTGGCCCGGTGGCTTGATCGTCTTCGACGTCCGGCTTGACGCCACAACGTCATTCGCCGATGCCGGAGTGCAGGTGGCCGACACCGTGGATGACGTAGCAGCCGCCGACATCATCAGTGTGATGGTGCTCAACGACGAGCAAGTGCGCGACGTGGTGGCGCGGCTCGGCCCGCGGGCCAAGCGCGGTACCGTCATCGCGATCCACTCGACGATCGACCACCGGACCGCGGTCAACCTGGCCGCCGAGCTGGAGCCGAATGGGATTCACGTCATCGATGCACCGGTCAGCGGCGGCGTCGAAGCGGTCAAGACGGGCGACTTGGCTGTCATGGTGGGCGCCGAACGCGAGGTCTACCAGCGCGTCAAGCCGGCGTTCAAGCAGTGGGCATCCATGGTGGTCCACGCTGGAGAACCCGGCGCGGGGACCCGGATGAAGCTGGCGCGCAACATGCTGACCTTCACGTCATTCGCGGCGGCCTGCGAAGCGATGAAGCTCGCCGAGTCGGCAGGTCTTGACGTGCAAGCGTTCAGCCGGGTCGTGCGCCACACCGACGCACACAGCGGTGGCACCGGCGCAATGATGTTCCGCGACGACATGAGCAAGCCGCTCGCCCCAGACCACTTCCTCTACCAACCCTTCCTGCACACCCGCGACTTGGGAGAAAAGGACCTCAGCCTGGCGCTGGGGCTCGGCGGGGAAGTGGGAGCGGACCTGCCGCTCGCGAAGATCGCTCTGCAGAATCTTGCCGAAGGGCTGGGCGTGCCGCACACGACTGCGACCGAATCTCATTGA
- a CDS encoding thiolase family protein, with product MNNAVTGRAIISGIGQSAIGRRLGRDPLELTAEACLAAVADAGLSLADIDGLTTYPGSSQPGVGFSGASLRDIHDALGINPNWVAGGVESPGQLGAVVDAMLAVAGGLANHVLCWRSIWEGTAQGAGRRKGYGSGGGRPTGMLGWQMPFGVTAANLAALQIRARMLRYGLTREQLASIAIAQRAHAARNPAAIYREPLDLDAYLSARMVSDPLCMFDCDIACDGATAFVVSRAEHVAGLDHPGVAVEALDCAHHDRFTWEGGEDITRISSRWSTIWERTDFTIDDVDVASLYDGFSVFVLCWLEDFGFCPVGESGGWVADPARISLGGQLPINTAGGQLSGGRLHGFGHLHEACLQIRGEAGARQIDGAGLAAVGVGAANSGTTAMLLRRA from the coding sequence ATGAATAATGCGGTGACCGGGCGGGCCATCATCAGCGGCATCGGCCAGTCGGCGATCGGCCGCCGGCTGGGGCGGGACCCGCTGGAGCTCACCGCCGAAGCGTGTCTTGCCGCGGTTGCCGACGCCGGCCTGTCGTTGGCCGACATCGACGGACTCACAACCTATCCCGGGTCGTCGCAACCCGGCGTCGGGTTCTCCGGGGCGTCGCTGCGGGATATCCACGACGCGCTGGGAATCAACCCGAACTGGGTCGCCGGGGGAGTGGAATCCCCGGGGCAGCTGGGCGCCGTGGTGGACGCAATGCTCGCGGTGGCCGGGGGGCTTGCCAACCACGTCCTGTGTTGGCGCAGCATCTGGGAGGGCACCGCTCAGGGCGCCGGCCGGCGCAAGGGCTATGGGTCCGGCGGCGGACGTCCCACCGGAATGCTGGGGTGGCAGATGCCTTTTGGTGTGACAGCGGCCAACCTGGCGGCGCTCCAAATCCGCGCGCGGATGCTGCGATACGGCCTGACCCGGGAGCAGCTCGCGTCGATCGCGATCGCGCAGCGGGCCCACGCCGCGCGCAACCCCGCGGCGATCTATCGCGAGCCACTCGACCTGGACGCGTATCTGAGCGCGCGGATGGTTTCCGACCCGCTGTGCATGTTCGACTGTGACATCGCCTGCGACGGGGCCACCGCGTTCGTCGTCTCGCGCGCCGAGCACGTCGCAGGGTTGGACCATCCGGGGGTGGCCGTAGAGGCCCTCGACTGCGCCCACCACGACCGGTTTACCTGGGAGGGAGGCGAAGACATCACCCGCATCAGTTCACGCTGGTCCACCATTTGGGAGCGCACCGATTTCACGATCGACGATGTGGACGTGGCTTCGTTGTACGACGGTTTCAGTGTCTTTGTGCTCTGCTGGCTGGAGGACTTCGGTTTCTGCCCGGTCGGCGAATCCGGCGGGTGGGTCGCTGACCCGGCTCGCATTTCGCTGGGCGGCCAATTACCCATCAACACTGCCGGAGGGCAATTATCCGGAGGACGACTGCACGGCTTCGGGCATCTTCATGAAGCATGCCTGCAGATCCGCGGCGAAGCCGGCGCGCGACAGATCGACGGGGCGGGTCTGGCCGCGGTCGGCGTCGGAGCGGCAAACAGCGGCACCACCGCGATGTTGTTGCGGCGGGCGTGA
- a CDS encoding Zn-ribbon domain-containing OB-fold protein has translation MNHMPDPHRPVPALTALNRPFWTAGADGVLRMQRCTCCGRLCHPPALLCPVDHATTEYVHLSGRGFVESWTVNRHQWFPGFTPPYLIAFVNPVEDKRARLLTNLVNVHPDEVTPNMPVRVTFDRCVDGDDEVFIPSFEPER, from the coding sequence ATGAACCACATGCCAGACCCTCACCGGCCGGTTCCGGCGCTGACCGCTCTGAATCGACCCTTCTGGACCGCTGGCGCCGACGGCGTGCTGCGCATGCAACGCTGCACCTGCTGTGGGCGGCTGTGTCACCCGCCTGCGTTGCTGTGTCCTGTTGACCACGCGACCACCGAGTATGTCCACCTCAGCGGCCGCGGATTCGTCGAATCCTGGACGGTGAACCGCCATCAATGGTTCCCGGGGTTCACGCCGCCCTACCTGATCGCATTCGTCAACCCGGTCGAGGACAAGCGGGCGCGCCTGCTGACCAACCTGGTGAACGTCCACCCCGACGAAGTCACTCCGAACATGCCCGTCCGGGTCACGTTCGATCGATGCGTGGACGGTGACGACGAGGTGTTCATCCCGTCGTTCGAGCCGGAGCGCTGA
- a CDS encoding SDR family NAD(P)-dependent oxidoreductase, whose product MLLSRLEDRYALVTGGAQGLGGAIADELASLGAHVTIVDLNGEKGLERVERIRGNRGQASFIRANVAHRDAIQAAVHEVAETGNGRIDILVNAAQFFAMPKALELVSDKDWELSEATGPKATFRFMQLCFPFLRESGRASVINFVSGSALAGIAYTAPYSAAKGAVAALTKVAANEWARHGIRVNAVCPFALTEAQEKLIGTEWDNYTRTAAASPMKRGASPVEIAPAVAFLAGDDAAFVTGTVLHIDGGMTELSTVDYSQSPGVFG is encoded by the coding sequence GTGCTCTTGTCTCGTCTGGAGGACAGATACGCCCTGGTTACCGGCGGGGCCCAGGGTTTGGGAGGGGCCATTGCCGACGAGTTGGCCAGCCTGGGCGCCCACGTCACAATCGTCGACCTGAACGGGGAGAAGGGCCTTGAGCGCGTCGAGCGCATTCGTGGCAATCGCGGGCAAGCCTCCTTCATCAGGGCCAATGTGGCCCACCGCGACGCGATTCAAGCGGCCGTGCACGAGGTGGCGGAAACCGGGAACGGCCGGATCGACATCTTGGTGAACGCGGCCCAGTTCTTCGCGATGCCGAAGGCGCTCGAACTGGTCAGCGACAAGGATTGGGAACTCTCAGAGGCCACCGGGCCCAAGGCGACCTTCCGGTTCATGCAGCTCTGTTTTCCGTTCCTCCGCGAGTCGGGGCGGGCGTCGGTGATCAACTTCGTGTCGGGCTCCGCCCTCGCCGGCATCGCGTACACCGCTCCCTACTCGGCGGCCAAGGGCGCGGTGGCGGCGCTGACCAAGGTCGCCGCCAACGAGTGGGCTCGCCACGGCATCCGAGTCAATGCGGTCTGCCCGTTCGCCCTTACCGAGGCCCAGGAAAAACTGATCGGGACCGAATGGGACAACTACACTCGAACCGCCGCCGCCTCGCCGATGAAACGGGGCGCCAGCCCGGTGGAGATCGCGCCCGCAGTCGCCTTCTTGGCAGGGGATGACGCGGCGTTCGTGACCGGCACGGTGCTGCACATCGATGGTGGCATGACCGAGTTATCGACGGTGGACTACTCGCAATCACCGGGAGTGTTCGGCTAG
- a CDS encoding TetR/AcrR family transcriptional regulator — MLTDPVTNEAEVGAETERRDQILDAANECFAQLGIHRTSVQDVARMAKVSRGTIYRYFVDRDVLIEAAIEHGAQGFYREVAAAMAKKSTLAEQLGAMAETHAKILLDHRTRNRLMADDAELMRHMVADGDAAVRRTTKFLEPYVRDAQKRGEVGAGVDVTAGSEWLARIIYSFSTVNQGLTFDMTKPATVRRYVEKFAINGLR, encoded by the coding sequence ATGTTGACTGATCCGGTCACCAACGAGGCGGAGGTCGGCGCCGAGACCGAACGCCGCGACCAGATACTCGACGCCGCAAATGAATGCTTCGCTCAGTTAGGCATCCACCGCACCAGTGTGCAGGACGTGGCGCGCATGGCCAAGGTCTCCCGGGGCACCATCTATCGGTACTTCGTCGATCGCGATGTCCTGATCGAAGCGGCCATCGAGCATGGCGCACAAGGCTTCTACCGTGAAGTCGCCGCGGCGATGGCCAAGAAGTCAACGCTGGCAGAACAACTGGGCGCGATGGCCGAAACCCATGCGAAGATCCTTCTGGACCATCGGACTCGCAACCGGCTGATGGCCGATGACGCCGAGCTGATGCGCCACATGGTCGCCGACGGCGATGCCGCAGTCCGCCGCACCACAAAGTTCCTCGAACCCTACGTGCGCGACGCCCAGAAACGCGGCGAGGTCGGCGCCGGAGTCGACGTGACCGCCGGTAGCGAATGGCTGGCGAGAATCATCTATTCCTTTTCGACTGTCAATCAAGGTCTGACCTTCGATATGACCAAGCCGGCCACGGTCCGCCGCTACGTCGAGAAATTCGCGATCAACGGCCTGCGCTGA
- a CDS encoding DUF427 domain-containing protein, producing MSTQVESAWPDYPDYRIEATPCPYRGQVWFGDVLVAQSDRCLVVTETDHEDRLYFPESDVRWELFRPSDHSTVCPFKGRASYWSLDGADSGVENVVWAYRTPLPEVAAIAGHVCFYDDALRVVVVEDWPDGSKIPATFPLWGDADELCRIIDVQQVSESGFIGPAHGPTRRNVVEGGQLLGEAIVAASKALPGQRITSASMIFAKAASFDAPVDLSVDVLRRGRSFSTAEIRISQRGVFRSAGLVLADSGAGDVMRDAEPMPDVPGPESAVSFPGFGMTGREIRVVDGAYDPDPDRVGPPIINVWVRFRDAPPTPYLRTALLAQSTTHWTIAAGMLPHLGLGEARAHATLSTGIMKATIAFHDDVDVADWLLYTNHAFWSGRGLVQGDGRVFARDGRLAASYTIQAMVREFATEPAAMGRDSRTAM from the coding sequence ATGTCAACGCAAGTCGAGTCGGCGTGGCCCGATTACCCCGACTACCGCATCGAGGCGACCCCGTGTCCATACCGGGGCCAGGTGTGGTTCGGTGACGTGCTCGTTGCCCAGAGCGACCGGTGCCTCGTGGTGACCGAGACCGACCACGAGGACCGCTTGTACTTTCCCGAGTCCGACGTGCGGTGGGAGTTGTTCCGCCCGTCGGATCACAGCACCGTCTGCCCTTTCAAGGGCCGGGCGAGTTACTGGAGCCTTGACGGGGCGGATTCCGGTGTCGAGAACGTCGTGTGGGCCTACCGCACCCCGTTGCCAGAGGTCGCAGCGATTGCGGGACACGTCTGTTTCTACGACGACGCGCTGCGTGTGGTCGTCGTCGAAGACTGGCCGGACGGCTCAAAGATTCCTGCGACGTTCCCGCTATGGGGAGACGCCGACGAGCTGTGCAGAATCATCGACGTGCAGCAGGTATCCGAAAGCGGGTTCATCGGGCCAGCGCACGGGCCGACGCGTCGCAATGTCGTCGAGGGTGGCCAGCTGCTCGGCGAAGCGATCGTGGCGGCGTCGAAAGCGCTTCCCGGGCAACGAATCACGTCGGCATCGATGATCTTCGCCAAAGCGGCCTCCTTCGACGCGCCCGTAGATCTATCCGTCGACGTGCTACGGCGGGGCAGATCGTTTTCGACGGCCGAAATTCGCATCAGTCAGCGGGGCGTATTCCGCAGCGCGGGCTTGGTGCTTGCGGACTCGGGAGCCGGCGACGTCATGCGGGACGCCGAGCCCATGCCGGACGTTCCGGGACCCGAGTCGGCGGTGTCGTTTCCGGGCTTCGGGATGACGGGACGCGAGATCCGGGTGGTCGATGGTGCTTACGATCCGGATCCCGACCGGGTGGGCCCGCCGATCATCAACGTGTGGGTGCGATTCCGCGATGCGCCGCCGACCCCCTATCTGCGGACTGCGTTGCTGGCCCAGTCGACGACGCATTGGACTATCGCCGCAGGTATGTTGCCGCATTTGGGTTTGGGCGAAGCCCGCGCGCATGCCACCTTGTCGACCGGAATCATGAAAGCCACCATCGCGTTTCACGACGACGTCGATGTTGCGGACTGGCTGCTGTACACCAACCACGCCTTCTGGTCGGGACGGGGGCTTGTGCAGGGCGACGGCCGGGTCTTCGCCCGAGATGGACGGCTCGCCGCGTCGTACACGATCCAGGCGATGGTGCGTGAGTTCGCGACCGAGCCCGCGGCGATGGGCCGCGACAGCCGCACGGCTATGTGA
- a CDS encoding SDR family oxidoreductase, whose protein sequence is MAFDTGFSIGGQRMGERTLAGKRVVVVGASAGIGRAFAVRAGKEGADLLIAARRRDRLDEVAADAGCGAAISADVRNADDCARLADMARESLGEIDLLFISVGYAPLRMFADTSVDDWTDVMQTNVVGVHQVIKCCLPVLAPAAIVSALSSETVGQPRTALGAYSSSKAALSESLNAWRTEHPDFRYCCVTVGGTVPTEFTAAFEPGLLGVVVQDWVARGLLQETLMSPADVADMLAGTFASALNFPAVGLEQLVIRPPSSPRRAVTV, encoded by the coding sequence ATGGCTTTCGACACTGGATTCTCGATCGGTGGTCAGCGCATGGGCGAACGGACATTGGCCGGCAAGCGGGTCGTGGTGGTGGGCGCATCAGCCGGGATCGGGCGGGCATTCGCCGTCCGTGCCGGCAAGGAGGGCGCCGACCTGCTCATCGCGGCGCGCCGACGAGACCGTCTCGACGAGGTCGCCGCCGATGCCGGCTGCGGCGCGGCCATCAGCGCGGATGTGCGTAACGCTGACGATTGCGCGCGGCTCGCCGATATGGCCCGAGAGAGCCTTGGCGAAATCGACCTGCTCTTCATCTCGGTGGGATACGCGCCGTTGCGAATGTTCGCCGACACTTCCGTCGACGATTGGACGGACGTGATGCAGACCAATGTCGTCGGTGTGCATCAGGTCATCAAGTGCTGCCTGCCGGTGCTCGCTCCCGCCGCGATCGTCAGCGCCCTGTCCTCCGAAACCGTCGGCCAGCCGCGGACCGCGCTGGGCGCCTATTCCTCCAGCAAGGCCGCGCTATCAGAAAGCCTGAATGCCTGGCGCACTGAGCATCCCGACTTTCGCTACTGCTGTGTCACCGTGGGCGGCACCGTTCCGACGGAGTTCACCGCGGCGTTCGAACCCGGGCTGCTCGGTGTGGTCGTGCAGGATTGGGTGGCGCGCGGCCTCTTGCAAGAGACATTGATGTCGCCCGCCGACGTCGCCGACATGCTGGCGGGAACATTCGCCAGCGCTTTGAATTTTCCCGCCGTAGGCCTCGAGCAGCTCGTAATTCGTCCACCGTCGTCGCCGCGTCGCGCGGTGACGGTATGA
- a CDS encoding TetR/AcrR family transcriptional regulator: MSTKPAPADLESDGEFDRRDQILEAANECFTQLGIQRTSVQDVARKANVSRGTVYRYFEDRNVLIDAAIEFGAQRFYREVASAMAKKNTLAEQVGAMAETHARILLDHRTRNRLMADDAELMRHLISDGDTAVRRSTQFLEPYVRAARERGEVGTGVDVSAASEWLARIIWSFSTVNEAQTFDMSKPDTVRRYVETFAINGLR, translated from the coding sequence ATGTCGACGAAACCCGCCCCTGCCGATCTCGAATCGGACGGGGAATTCGATCGCAGGGACCAGATCCTCGAGGCGGCGAACGAATGCTTCACCCAGCTCGGCATCCAGCGCACCAGCGTGCAGGACGTCGCGCGAAAAGCCAACGTGTCGCGGGGCACGGTGTACCGGTACTTCGAAGACCGCAACGTGCTCATCGACGCCGCGATCGAATTCGGTGCGCAGCGGTTTTATCGGGAGGTCGCTTCCGCCATGGCCAAGAAGAACACGCTGGCTGAGCAGGTCGGCGCGATGGCGGAAACGCACGCCAGAATCCTGCTCGACCATCGCACACGGAACCGTTTGATGGCCGACGATGCCGAGCTGATGCGGCACCTGATCTCCGACGGTGACACCGCGGTCCGGCGATCCACGCAGTTTCTCGAACCCTACGTGCGGGCCGCGCGCGAGCGCGGCGAGGTGGGCACCGGCGTCGACGTGAGTGCGGCCAGCGAATGGCTGGCCCGCATCATCTGGTCGTTCTCGACCGTCAACGAGGCCCAGACGTTCGACATGTCCAAGCCGGACACTGTCCGGCGCTACGTGGAAACGTTCGCCATCAACGGGCTTCGCTGA
- a CDS encoding SDR family NAD(P)-dependent oxidoreductase, with protein sequence MELGLGGRNFVLVGGTTGIGFAAARQLAADGANVALLARNGARARARAEQLTADYGVRAVGIAVDAAAPGDGVDRAVDEAAASLGPLRGLAVTAGPMNQQGPFLEHGDESWDWYYQLILMGTVRSCRAVIPHLQRNGGGTIVTTAAYSVRAPKILIPPYNALKAAVLTLSKILAKTHGPEGIRVNTVCPGLFDTEVNDFIRARRAAEYGVALEDAIYTHLASNPDWNMRVALRRGGRPEEAGELIAFLLSDRAAFMTGAAVNIDGGTDF encoded by the coding sequence GTGGAGCTTGGCCTGGGGGGACGCAATTTTGTTCTCGTCGGCGGGACGACCGGTATCGGGTTCGCCGCCGCGCGGCAGCTCGCGGCCGACGGTGCCAACGTGGCGCTGCTGGCTCGTAACGGAGCGCGTGCTCGAGCGCGGGCCGAGCAATTGACCGCAGACTACGGAGTGCGGGCGGTCGGAATCGCCGTCGACGCGGCCGCCCCGGGCGACGGGGTGGATCGCGCTGTCGACGAGGCGGCCGCGAGCCTGGGGCCGCTGCGCGGCCTGGCCGTCACCGCGGGACCGATGAATCAACAGGGACCGTTCCTCGAACACGGCGACGAGTCGTGGGACTGGTATTACCAGTTGATTTTGATGGGAACCGTGCGCTCCTGCCGCGCGGTCATCCCGCACCTGCAACGCAATGGCGGTGGAACCATCGTCACGACGGCCGCGTATTCCGTTCGGGCGCCGAAGATCCTGATTCCGCCATACAACGCGCTCAAGGCGGCGGTGTTGACCTTGTCAAAGATCCTGGCGAAAACACATGGCCCCGAGGGCATCAGGGTCAACACCGTATGCCCGGGGCTGTTCGACACCGAGGTTAACGATTTCATCCGCGCCCGACGGGCAGCGGAGTACGGGGTGGCGCTGGAGGACGCGATCTATACGCACCTCGCGAGCAACCCGGACTGGAACATGCGGGTTGCCCTCCGCCGCGGCGGGCGTCCCGAAGAAGCGGGTGAGCTGATCGCCTTCCTGCTCAGCGACAGGGCAGCTTTCATGACCGGCGCGGCCGTCAACATCGACGGGGGCACGGACTTCTGA
- a CDS encoding acyl-CoA dehydrogenase family protein — protein MGFGFTDEQNELRRVVRSFLESKADEARVRGHMENPVGYDPSLWAQMSDELGLVGLAIPEEFGGQGYTFVELGIVTEELGRALAPSPYFASAVLASSALLESGDYATQQRYLPGIASGATIASLAVTEESGRWEAGAIHTRARETAHGWVVDGAKTYVLDGCSADVLFVAAQADSGLSLFAVDRFDSVARRALSGLDQTRKQARIEFTATPASLVGRLGGAEELLRSTLALGCAALAAEQVGGAQRCLEMAVAYAKARRQFGKPIGSFQAIRHKCADVLLDIECARGAAYYAVRAAAQRSPELPAVASLAKACSSEAYARAAAANIQIHGGIGFTWEHPAHLYFKRAQSSGHLLGDASYHRGLLADEIGL, from the coding sequence ATGGGTTTCGGATTCACCGATGAGCAGAATGAGTTGCGCCGCGTCGTGCGCTCTTTTCTCGAAAGCAAGGCCGACGAGGCACGCGTGCGCGGCCACATGGAAAACCCGGTGGGCTACGACCCGTCGCTGTGGGCGCAAATGTCCGACGAACTGGGCCTGGTGGGGCTCGCCATCCCCGAAGAATTCGGCGGTCAGGGGTACACGTTCGTCGAACTCGGCATCGTCACCGAGGAATTGGGGCGGGCCCTGGCTCCGTCGCCATACTTCGCGTCGGCGGTACTGGCGTCGAGCGCGCTGCTTGAGTCGGGTGACTATGCCACCCAACAACGATACCTGCCGGGCATCGCGTCCGGAGCGACCATCGCCAGCCTGGCGGTCACCGAGGAGTCGGGCCGCTGGGAAGCCGGGGCGATCCACACGCGGGCGCGAGAAACGGCACACGGCTGGGTGGTGGACGGAGCCAAAACCTATGTCCTCGATGGCTGCAGCGCCGATGTGCTGTTTGTGGCCGCCCAGGCCGACTCCGGATTGTCGTTGTTCGCCGTCGACCGGTTCGACAGCGTCGCCCGACGCGCGCTGTCCGGCCTGGACCAGACTCGAAAACAGGCCCGCATCGAATTCACCGCAACGCCGGCCTCGCTCGTCGGTCGTTTGGGTGGCGCGGAGGAACTGTTGCGGTCGACCCTCGCGCTTGGTTGCGCCGCGCTGGCCGCCGAACAGGTCGGCGGCGCGCAACGCTGCCTCGAGATGGCGGTCGCTTACGCGAAGGCCCGCAGGCAGTTCGGCAAGCCCATCGGATCTTTCCAGGCCATCCGCCACAAGTGCGCCGATGTACTGCTCGACATCGAATGTGCCCGCGGCGCGGCCTATTACGCGGTGCGGGCCGCGGCGCAACGCTCGCCCGAATTGCCGGCGGTGGCGTCATTGGCCAAGGCGTGCAGTTCCGAGGCGTACGCCCGGGCCGCTGCCGCGAACATCCAGATTCACGGTGGGATCGGATTCACCTGGGAGCACCCGGCCCATCTGTACTTCAAGCGGGCTCAATCGTCAGGGCACCTGCTGGGCGACGCGTCCTATCACCGGGGACTCCTCGCGGACGAGATCGGCCTCTGA